The genome window GATGGAGGTAGCCTCGTAATTGTTGGCGAGTCCAACCCTACCTACGATGCACCCGCAGCTCCTGCGACCAGTGCTGCTCAGCCTGCGAAGGTTTCTcagcccaagaaggaggtgGGCGCTCAATTCTACGAGTCTAAGACTGCCGCTGCTACTACCGCAGTGCCCAAGCCTGTCTACTCGGCCCCAGCCGCCACTCAATCCAAGGCCTCCAAGCCTAAGTCttccaagcccaagaccagtggctccagctccagctaCAGTGGCTCCAGCGGCGCTACTGGTGTTGACAAGACGTTTGAGAGCGGTACTATCGACTGCAGCGAGTTCCCCTCGGAGTATGGTGCTGTTGCCCTCGACTGGCTGAACCTTGGTGGCTGGTCTGGCATTCAGTACTGCCCTGACTTCAGCTTCGCGTCCAAGCTGATCTACCAGATTGACACTGCCATCTCTGGCGACGGTTGCAAGCCCGGTGCTATGTGCTCCTACGCTTGCCCCGTTGGCTACCAGAAGACCCAGTGGCCCGCTGCTCAAGGTTCCGAGCGTGAGTCTATTGGTGGACTCTACTGCAACAAGGACGGCAAGCTCGAACTGACCCGTGACGGTTACGACACTCTTTGCGAACCTGGTGTCGGTGGTGTCACTATTCAAAACGACCTCGACGAGCAGGTTGTGACTTGCCGAACTGACTACCCCGGAACTGAGAACATGGTTGTCCCTGCTGTCGCTGAGCCTGGTAGCAGCGTCGCTGTCTGCAACCCCAATCAGGACAAGTACTACGTCTGGGACGGTGTAGGCACCTCAGCCCAGTACTACGTCAACAAGAAGGGTTACACTGTCGAGGAGGCTTGTGTTTGGGACAGctccaagggcaaggatgcCGGTAACTGGGCACCAGTTGTTCTCGGTGTTGGCATGAAGAACGGCATGACCTTCGTCTCCATTTTCCAGAACTCGCCAACCAGCACTGCCCTCCTTGACTTCAACATTGAGATCAAGGGTGGCAACAAGAAATGCTCCTACGTCAACGGCCAGTGGAGCGAGGGAACTGGCTGCACCGTAAGTTATCATTGTCCTCCTGTGATATCGGCGAAATACTAACATTTATTCGTAGACTGCTGCTGCCGAGGGCCAGAAGATTACTGTCCGATACTATTAAAAGAATGTTACTTGACAAAGTCAAGTAGGATGTGCGTTTTTGGAACTTCTTGTCAATATTCTGGGTGACAGAGCTTGGGACCTTTCGGCCGCGGGCCACGGACGAGCGCAAGCTGTTGGGCCTGAGTTGATCATATCGATGAGGTGCGCGACGGCTGGCATGAGCAGGCTTCCTCCCATTTCTTGAGCCGGGTTGAATCTCTTGGATACGCTGGATGAGTAAGGACCTAAGAACGTTTCGACTGCCGATCTACTCGCTTGTCTTGTTCTCAGCGTCCTTTTCTAACAGTATTtgttttactttattttCTTATGTCAGCAAGTACTCCATATATTGCATTTTGGCCCGTTTCTTACATTGGACTCCTCACGGAACAATCATGCCCTGAGCCATTGTTGGCGACAGACGAATGCAGCCAGCGATTGTCAATTTTGCATTGGGAGGAGCCCTCAAGGTGTTTTATACCCCTGACCGAAGagatggcgatggaagaaTGTCTCCGGACAGCAATGAGATCAAGTGGTCAACGTCGTTGGGTCCTGGAATAGAAATGTCCCTCTTTGAGCTTAGCTTGTCTATGTAATGTCTGTGATTTGGATAGTGTGTAGTGTCTTTTAAGTATGATAATTAAGCTCCTTTGGTAGCCCTTTTTTTGAATTGTGAGGTGACAGACTGCTCTTTCATCGACATCCATGTTCGATGAATGGATGGTCGTTGGACGGGATAGAATAGTCCCGTTCCGTGATGGTGTAAGTTAGGGAACGCCTTGTTCCCCAGACGCCACATTCGTTCACCACCTTATTCGAACCTCTGCCAACCACAATGTAGCATGTTGCCGCACTGCTGCTGCATGTGACCCTTGATCGGAACCAATCCTGGTTATGGATGCGTCTACTCGTGTGCCGCTACGTGCGTCATCTTAGATCACGGAGGGTAGGG of Fusarium oxysporum Fo47 chromosome I, complete sequence contains these proteins:
- a CDS encoding -domain-containing protein — its product is MKNLITYTLAATLAAGATAQHHQHQHMHARRHAGSKVEKRDPDVITEYVVAATETVYELGGEEIDIHAAKAGLDGGSLVIVGESNPTYDAPAAPATSAAQPAKVSQPKKEVGAQFYESKTAAATTAVPKPVYSAPAATQSKASKPKSSKPKTSGSSSSYSGSSGATGVDKTFESGTIDCSEFPSEYGAVALDWLNLGGWSGIQYCPDFSFASKLIYQIDTAISGDGCKPGAMCSYACPVGYQKTQWPAAQGSERESIGGLYCNKDGKLELTRDGYDTLCEPGVGGVTIQNDLDEQVVTCRTDYPGTENMVVPAVAEPGSSVAVCNPNQDKYYVWDGVGTSAQYYVNKKGYTVEEACVWDSSKGKDAGNWAPVVLGVGMKNGMTFVSIFQNSPTSTALLDFNIEIKGGNKKCSYVNGQWSEGTGCTTAAAEGQKITVRYY